A single Vigna radiata var. radiata cultivar VC1973A chromosome 8, Vradiata_ver6, whole genome shotgun sequence DNA region contains:
- the LOC106769660 gene encoding alpha-taxilin: MQNSDANQLPEVDSLPDGFVESTTEPLAPATPTPEQEKPLNSYKDDGSSDLIHSNELSNDIGAKEFQSNHDCSVEISSSSRMRQNEGVQITPPVAVSVPESPLSRRCEVKEPQQGECQSSDGSTVVPLETKALPVKNVCSSETVDSSKNKKSETGEKRKSAKRTLKSEKELLEFTLNYQQVLAERDAALAVRDKLESLCRELQRQNKMLMEECKRVSTEGQNLRLDLSAKFQDAIKDVSNKLEERKDECLSQLKENDMLRNKLKQLAEQYELSEQQYAQKLKQKSLELQLSDLKIKQHEEKLIQEQSQIKLYAEQVSQLLATEKSLRLQLTTDGEKFQQFQEALSKSNEIFETFKQEIEKMAKSIKELKKENQFLKSKSEKSDVTLIELVDERERLKKQLEKTKNQKEKLESLCRSLQAERKQNSSENKSNSSVQT, encoded by the exons ATGCAGAATTCAGATGCAAACCAGCTTCCTGAAGTTGATTCGTTGCCAGATGGGTTTGTTGAGAGTACTACAGAGCCTCTCGCTCCTGCAACTCCAACTCCTGAGCAAGAGAAGCCGCTGAATAGTTACAAGGATGATGGTTCATCCGACCTTATTCATTCTAATGAACTATCAAACGACATTGGAGCGAAAGAGTTTCAAAGCAATCATG ACTGCTCGGTGGAGATTTCCTCTAGTAGCCGTATGCGGCAGAATGAAGGTGTACAGATTACACCTCCTGTAGCTGTATCTGTTCCCGAATCTCCACTATCCAGACGCTGTGAGGTAAAGGAGCCACAACAAGGAGAATGCCAAAGTTCAGATGGAT CAACTGTTGTACCTTTGGAGACAAAAGCATTGCCTGTAAAGAATGTGTGTTCATCTGAGACTGTTGATtcttcaaaaaacaaaaaatcg GAAACTGGTGAAAAGCGAAAAAGTGCAAAGCGTACTCTTAAATCAGAGAAGGAGCTTTTAGAATTTACACTCAATTATCAACAAGTGTTGGCAGAAAGAGATGCAG CTCTTGCGGTCCGAGATAAGCTTGAGTCACTATGTAGAGAATTACAACgtcaaaataaaatgttgatg GAAGAATGCAAACGTGTATCAACTGAGGGGCAAAATTTAAGGTTGGACTTGTCAGCCAAGTTTCAGGATGCAATCAAG GATGTCAGCAATAAACTTGAAGAACGCAAGGATGAATGCCTTTCTCAGCTTAAAGAGAACGACAT GTTAAGAAACAAGCTAAAGCAGCTTGCTGAACAGTATGAACTCTCTGAGCAACAATATGCACAGAAG TTGAAGCAAAAGTCTTTGGAACTCCAgctttctgatttaaaaattaagcaGCACGAAGAAAAATTGATTCAGGAACAGTCACAGATAAAACTATATGCAGAACAAGTATCTCAGTTATTAGCAACTGAAAAGAGTTTAAGATTGCAGTTGACAACTGATGGAGAAAAATTCCAACAATTTcag GAAGCATTGTCAAAGAGCAATGAGATTTTTGAAACATTCAAACAAGAGATTGAGAAG ATGGCAAAATCAATCAAGGAACTCAAGAAGGAGAATCAATTCTTGAAGAGTAAATCTGAGAAGTCTGATGTTACACTCATAGAGTTAGTTGATGAG CGTGAGCGCTTAAAGAAACAAttggagaaaacaaaaaatcagaaagaaaaacttgaatCATTATGCCGGTCTCTGCAAGCAGAAAGGAAGCAAAATTCTTCCGAGAACAAGAGCAATAGCTCAGTTCAAACATGA